One window of uncultured Trichococcus sp. genomic DNA carries:
- a CDS encoding AbgT family transporter translates to MSEEKKVGWVSRFLSWIERSGNKMPDPVIIFVILSGVILAASWIFSAMGVEVLSPATQELIRVENLLNKESLVRILVEAVNNFKAFPALGLVLVVMLGIGLAEQSGYFEVLLTSLVEKAPKQTVIWMIIFVGILGNVAGDAAPIVMPPLAAMIFLKMGLHPVAGAIVGYVAPLGAFAANLIPGMSDALVFAFTEPAAALIDPNLQLNVLMNYYFIAFSTPVLLVVIYWILKKFTFPQLGEYVPEEGTLEVTKKEISAVEKTALKWANGSFFAFLALLLLGSVPANGLLRNAETGSLVNASPLMSGVGIIITLVFFVPGLVYGWKAGSIKNSHDFSKMLTKSMSSMGNFIVIVFFAAQMMAFFAWSNLGTVIAVKGAEMLQNANGIVLIVGFILLTSFINLFIGSASSKWALLAPIFVPMFMLLDFHPAFTQMAYRIGDSITNSLTPMIAYMPILLATIQRYDKKAGIGTLMANTLPYSVGVGIIWTIILIGWYLLGLPLGPDSPVFLQG, encoded by the coding sequence TTGAGTGAGGAAAAGAAGGTTGGTTGGGTGAGCAGGTTTTTGAGTTGGATTGAGCGGAGCGGGAATAAGATGCCGGATCCGGTCATCATCTTCGTGATTTTGAGTGGTGTGATTTTGGCCGCTTCGTGGATTTTTTCGGCGATGGGCGTGGAAGTGCTCAGCCCGGCGACGCAGGAGCTGATCCGGGTGGAGAATCTCTTGAACAAGGAAAGCCTGGTGCGGATCCTTGTGGAAGCCGTCAATAATTTCAAGGCATTCCCTGCCTTGGGACTGGTTTTGGTGGTCATGCTGGGGATCGGCTTGGCCGAACAGTCGGGCTATTTTGAAGTGCTGCTGACGTCGTTGGTGGAAAAAGCGCCGAAACAGACGGTCATCTGGATGATCATCTTTGTGGGGATCCTGGGCAATGTTGCCGGGGATGCGGCGCCGATCGTGATGCCGCCGCTCGCTGCCATGATCTTCCTGAAGATGGGGCTGCATCCGGTTGCCGGTGCGATCGTGGGCTACGTTGCCCCGCTTGGCGCGTTTGCGGCCAACCTGATTCCGGGGATGTCGGACGCGCTGGTGTTCGCCTTTACTGAGCCGGCAGCCGCGCTGATCGATCCGAATCTGCAACTGAACGTCTTGATGAACTATTATTTCATCGCTTTTTCGACACCGGTGCTGCTGGTGGTCATCTATTGGATTTTGAAAAAATTCACCTTCCCTCAGTTGGGCGAATATGTGCCGGAAGAGGGTACGCTTGAAGTTACGAAAAAAGAGATTTCCGCTGTCGAGAAGACGGCGCTGAAATGGGCAAACGGGAGCTTCTTCGCTTTCCTGGCGCTGTTGCTGCTGGGGAGTGTGCCGGCAAACGGGCTTTTGCGCAATGCCGAAACGGGCAGCCTGGTGAACGCTTCGCCGCTGATGAGTGGCGTCGGGATCATCATCACGCTTGTGTTCTTTGTGCCTGGTTTGGTCTACGGCTGGAAAGCCGGCTCAATCAAAAATTCGCATGATTTTTCGAAAATGCTGACGAAATCGATGTCATCGATGGGCAATTTCATCGTCATCGTCTTTTTTGCCGCTCAGATGATGGCCTTCTTCGCCTGGAGCAACCTCGGCACCGTCATCGCCGTCAAAGGCGCGGAAATGCTGCAGAACGCGAACGGCATCGTGCTGATCGTTGGTTTTATACTGTTGACGTCGTTCATCAACCTGTTCATCGGCAGCGCCAGTTCCAAATGGGCGTTGTTGGCGCCGATCTTTGTGCCGATGTTCATGCTGTTGGATTTCCATCCGGCGTTCACGCAGATGGCTTACCGGATCGGCGATTCGATCACCAATTCCTTGACGCCGATGATCGCCTATATGCCGATCCTGTTGGCGACGATCCAGCGCTACGACAAAAAAGCCGGCATCGGGACCTTGATGGCCAACACGCTGCCGTACTCGGTCGGGGTCGGCATCATCTGGACAATCATCCTGATCGGCTGGTACTTGTTGGGCTTGCCGCTGGGACCGGACAGCCCGGTATTTTTGCAGGGATAG